A stretch of the Archangium violaceum genome encodes the following:
- a CDS encoding Hsp70 family protein: MTVEPKLLPLRIRLPYATEEDFVEKYGSNVARGGLFIATRSPKPEGTGLAFELVLADGSRLLRGEGLVVKAQAEGPRAGMTVRFVRLDAHSKALIDRILARRNASADVSPPAPTAPSAPPPSAAAEQVLEQLPEARAEAPAEVPEPRVSQSTGAPRADEPGQVRAPRPEGPGRSGRPVISAEALRKQAAASPPRPAAPKPAAPAPARAQPPAKQVPPAAPRQAPPPAPAKPAAPPAPKPAAPPRAAAPKPAAAAGQQVPPTPQPPEAPTPASIPAPVAEKPTRTITPVWGVPTVTVPEPASTSTPAEPAAFVAPEGAAPVLPVRPTTQDFIASAVLEHLSPEDLEPSAIIAPEPEPPPVPVTPAPVPVLPAEPPVSVRPEPSVSETPVPVVPEEPRRPVSPELKGRRRAILDVPVSAPVTAAPPEVVLGIDLGTSQARVAVHHQGTLQLLSFGESQSLPSLIAVDATGQLLVGTAARAEAARSPRHAIHGLRRFLGLRARSPLVRALGGPLPFPISPGPHGDASIELHGRGLLLPELAAQLLRELKSAASTFLGHEAMRAVLCVPSHFDDRQRAAMREAGTLAGLDVLRILNAPSAAALAFGHGRVLARKRLLVVELGGGGLDVSVVQLTGDDLEVISTGGDPTVGGMDFDARIAEALASELQAQGLPRPEHPSDWVPLLTAAEAAKVALSEREEVSFPLPGAPAPFSLNRERLEALTADLVQRITLVVRHVLESSALTPQGLDEVLLLGGQGRSPLVRRRLEESLGVPVRADVAAPHSAALGAALLGQGMLDAAAGKPGATVSEVLSVPIGVAERGGTLRRVLERNTRLPAEKTLVLPVTPGPLTLALFQGPSPVAAENEYLGTLAFTLERPGEAEVHFSLSQDGTLSLAATLPGVKRHPVTLATDMPEDAEMEAVIARSPLEGEPETRPGGLLSGLRKLFGRR, from the coding sequence GTGACGGTCGAGCCCAAGCTGCTCCCGCTGCGCATCCGCCTCCCGTACGCGACGGAGGAGGATTTCGTCGAGAAGTACGGCTCCAACGTCGCGCGTGGGGGCCTCTTCATCGCCACGCGCTCGCCCAAACCCGAGGGCACGGGGCTCGCCTTCGAGCTGGTGCTGGCCGATGGCTCGCGGCTGCTGCGCGGCGAGGGGCTGGTGGTGAAGGCCCAGGCCGAGGGCCCTCGTGCCGGGATGACCGTGCGCTTCGTGCGTCTCGATGCGCACAGCAAGGCGCTCATCGATCGCATCCTGGCCCGCCGGAACGCGAGCGCCGACGTCTCGCCGCCGGCTCCCACGGCCCCCAGCGCGCCCCCGCCCTCCGCCGCGGCCGAGCAGGTCCTCGAGCAGCTACCAGAAGCCCGCGCGGAGGCACCCGCCGAGGTCCCGGAGCCACGCGTCAGCCAGTCCACCGGGGCTCCACGCGCGGATGAGCCCGGGCAGGTGCGGGCTCCGCGCCCGGAGGGACCGGGAAGGAGCGGACGGCCCGTCATCTCCGCGGAGGCGCTTCGCAAGCAGGCCGCTGCATCGCCACCGCGCCCGGCCGCGCCGAAGCCGGCCGCTCCTGCTCCGGCTCGAGCTCAGCCGCCAGCGAAACAGGTTCCTCCGGCCGCCCCCAGGCAGGCCCCTCCTCCTGCCCCCGCGAAGCCCGCGGCCCCACCGGCGCCGAAACCGGCCGCTCCTCCACGAGCAGCTGCACCGAAGCCCGCCGCCGCGGCCGGGCAGCAGGTCCCGCCCACGCCGCAGCCACCCGAGGCCCCAACACCCGCCAGCATCCCGGCTCCCGTGGCCGAGAAACCCACACGGACCATCACGCCGGTCTGGGGCGTTCCCACCGTCACCGTGCCCGAACCCGCGAGCACGTCCACCCCGGCGGAGCCCGCCGCCTTCGTGGCGCCCGAGGGTGCGGCCCCGGTGCTCCCCGTGCGTCCCACGACCCAGGACTTCATCGCCAGCGCCGTCCTGGAGCACCTCTCCCCCGAGGACCTGGAGCCCTCCGCGATCATCGCCCCGGAGCCCGAGCCGCCTCCTGTGCCCGTGACTCCGGCACCTGTCCCCGTGCTCCCCGCGGAGCCGCCCGTCTCCGTGCGTCCGGAGCCCTCCGTCTCCGAGACTCCAGTCCCTGTCGTCCCCGAGGAGCCTCGCCGTCCCGTCTCGCCCGAGCTCAAGGGCCGTCGGCGCGCCATCCTCGACGTGCCCGTCTCCGCGCCCGTGACGGCCGCGCCTCCGGAGGTCGTGCTCGGCATCGACCTCGGCACCTCCCAGGCGCGCGTCGCCGTCCACCACCAGGGCACGCTCCAGCTCCTCTCCTTCGGCGAGTCCCAGTCCCTCCCCTCGCTCATCGCCGTGGACGCGACGGGCCAGCTCCTCGTGGGCACGGCCGCCAGGGCCGAGGCCGCGCGCTCTCCGCGTCATGCCATCCACGGGCTCCGCCGGTTCCTCGGGCTGCGCGCCCGCTCGCCCCTGGTGCGCGCGCTCGGCGGTCCCCTTCCCTTCCCCATCTCCCCGGGCCCCCACGGCGACGCCAGCATCGAGCTCCACGGCCGCGGTCTCCTCCTCCCCGAGCTCGCCGCCCAGCTCCTGCGCGAGCTCAAGTCCGCCGCCAGCACCTTCCTCGGCCACGAGGCCATGCGGGCCGTCCTCTGTGTCCCCTCCCACTTCGACGATCGCCAACGCGCCGCCATGCGCGAGGCGGGCACACTCGCCGGGCTCGACGTCCTGCGCATCCTCAACGCCCCCTCGGCCGCGGCGCTCGCCTTCGGCCATGGGCGGGTGCTCGCCCGCAAGCGCCTGCTCGTGGTGGAGCTCGGTGGCGGCGGTCTCGACGTGTCCGTCGTCCAGCTCACCGGTGACGACCTCGAGGTCATCTCCACCGGAGGAGATCCCACCGTGGGCGGCATGGACTTCGACGCACGCATCGCCGAGGCACTCGCCAGCGAGCTCCAGGCCCAGGGACTTCCGCGCCCCGAGCACCCCTCCGACTGGGTCCCCCTGCTCACCGCCGCCGAGGCCGCCAAGGTAGCCCTCAGCGAGCGCGAGGAGGTCTCCTTCCCGCTCCCCGGCGCCCCGGCTCCGTTCTCGCTCAACCGCGAGCGCCTGGAGGCCCTCACCGCGGATCTCGTGCAGCGCATCACCCTCGTCGTCCGCCACGTGCTCGAGTCCAGCGCGCTCACGCCGCAGGGGCTCGACGAGGTGCTGCTGCTCGGAGGCCAGGGCCGCTCGCCGCTGGTGCGCCGCCGTCTGGAGGAGAGCCTGGGCGTGCCCGTGCGCGCGGATGTGGCGGCCCCTCACTCCGCGGCGCTCGGCGCGGCGCTGCTGGGCCAGGGCATGCTCGACGCTGCGGCGGGCAAGCCCGGCGCCACCGTCTCCGAGGTGCTCTCCGTCCCCATCGGCGTGGCCGAGCGCGGGGGCACGTTGCGGCGCGTCCTCGAGCGCAACACCCGGCTGCCCGCGGAGAAGACACTCGTCCTTCCCGTCACGCCCGGGCCGCTCACGCTCGCCCTCTTCCAGGGGCCCTCTCCGGTGGCCGCGGAGAACGAGTACCTCGGCACGCTCGCCTTCACGCTCGAGCGTCCCGGCGAGGCCGAAGTGCACTTCAGCCTCTCGCAGGACGGGACCCTCTCGCTCGCGGCCACGCT
- the alaS gene encoding alanine--tRNA ligase produces MSSVLSASQIREAFLEFFEERGHRRVASSSLVPQNDPTLLFTNAGMVQFKDVFTGREKRDYSRATTSQKCVRAGGKHNDLDNVGYTARHHTFFEMLGNFSFGDYFKADAIAYGWEFVTKTLGLSKERLAVTVFNGEGGVPWDEEAFELWAKQGVPREHIYKLGLKDNFWAMGDTGPCGPCSEIHFHQGDDIPCAEIAAGRPCQGVACDCDRWLEIWNLVFMQFERKEKDAPLIPLPKPSIDTGAGLERIASVVQGKRSNYDTDLFQSIISRVSELVGKPYTQEGGASMRVVADHSRAAGFLIADGVQPSNEGRGYVLRRIMRRAIRHGSLLGLEDLFFFKVVDRVIELMGDAYPELRESRTFILEVCKHEEESFRRTLNRGMKLIDEEVARMKQAGEKVLSGEKVWELHGTYGFPWDLTEIILKERGFEADIQGFEKLKKEEAERGTDEGGISKDKAIATVHLALLERLGPTEFLGYEGVGHEGEGSVRAIVNKGGVELTEANEGDEVELVLDRTPFYGESGGQVGDTGRIVGHGGKAVAQVLDAQRPVQGLVVHHVKVTQGTFKVGDMVQAGVDGERRSSIRANHSATHLLHRALKLVLGEHVKQAGSVVAPDYLRFDFSHFSPLTHEQVEQVEDLVNGWVRENTEAQTRVMNLEDAKKSGAVAMFGEKYGETVRVVTVHPQSTELCGGTHVRRSGDIGLFKIVSESGVASGVRRITAVTGIGAIQYLRETERELKKAAELLKTSPKDLVKRVEATQRRVKELEKKIEEVAVKAQAGSSKDLLEQARDINGMKVLATRMDPADPNVYRGLADQLRDRLKSGVVLIGGEKDGKVVLLVAATKDVVARGIHAGNLLKELAKEVNGRGGGKPDLAQGGGEDPSRIPAAFDKLYELVKGTSLS; encoded by the coding sequence ATGTCCTCTGTCCTGTCCGCCTCCCAGATTCGCGAGGCGTTCCTCGAGTTCTTCGAAGAGCGCGGTCACCGCCGCGTCGCGTCGTCCTCTCTCGTCCCGCAGAACGACCCCACCCTGCTCTTCACCAACGCAGGCATGGTTCAGTTCAAGGACGTCTTCACCGGCCGTGAGAAGCGCGACTACTCGCGCGCCACCACGTCGCAGAAGTGCGTGCGCGCCGGCGGGAAGCACAACGACCTCGACAACGTGGGCTACACCGCCCGGCACCACACGTTCTTCGAGATGCTCGGCAACTTCTCCTTCGGCGACTACTTCAAGGCCGACGCCATCGCGTACGGCTGGGAGTTCGTGACGAAGACGCTCGGCCTGTCCAAGGAGCGGCTCGCCGTCACCGTGTTCAACGGCGAGGGTGGTGTCCCCTGGGACGAGGAGGCCTTCGAGCTGTGGGCGAAGCAGGGCGTGCCGCGCGAGCACATCTACAAGCTCGGCCTCAAGGACAACTTCTGGGCCATGGGCGACACCGGCCCGTGCGGCCCCTGCTCCGAAATCCACTTCCATCAGGGTGACGACATCCCCTGTGCCGAGATCGCCGCGGGCCGTCCGTGTCAGGGCGTGGCGTGCGACTGTGACCGGTGGCTGGAGATCTGGAACCTCGTGTTCATGCAGTTCGAGCGCAAGGAGAAGGACGCGCCGCTGATTCCGCTGCCCAAGCCGTCCATCGACACGGGCGCGGGCCTCGAGCGCATCGCGTCCGTCGTCCAGGGCAAGCGCTCCAACTACGACACGGATCTCTTCCAGAGCATCATCTCGCGCGTGAGCGAGCTGGTGGGCAAGCCCTACACCCAGGAGGGCGGAGCCTCCATGCGCGTGGTGGCGGACCACAGCCGCGCGGCCGGGTTCCTCATCGCCGACGGCGTGCAGCCCTCCAACGAGGGCCGTGGCTACGTCCTGCGCCGCATCATGCGCCGCGCCATCCGTCACGGCTCGCTGCTGGGGCTCGAGGACCTCTTCTTCTTCAAGGTCGTGGACCGCGTCATCGAGCTCATGGGCGACGCCTACCCCGAGCTGCGCGAGAGCCGCACCTTCATCCTCGAGGTCTGCAAGCACGAGGAGGAGAGCTTCCGCCGCACGCTCAACCGCGGCATGAAGCTCATCGACGAGGAAGTGGCCCGGATGAAGCAGGCCGGGGAGAAGGTCCTCTCGGGCGAGAAGGTCTGGGAGCTGCACGGCACCTACGGCTTCCCGTGGGACCTCACGGAGATCATCCTCAAGGAGCGCGGCTTCGAGGCCGACATCCAGGGCTTCGAGAAGCTCAAGAAGGAGGAGGCCGAGAGGGGCACGGACGAGGGCGGCATCTCCAAGGACAAGGCCATCGCCACGGTGCACCTCGCGCTGCTCGAGCGCCTGGGCCCCACCGAGTTCCTCGGCTACGAGGGCGTGGGCCACGAGGGCGAGGGCTCCGTGCGCGCCATCGTCAACAAGGGCGGCGTCGAGCTGACCGAGGCCAACGAGGGCGATGAGGTGGAGCTGGTGCTGGACCGCACGCCCTTCTATGGCGAGTCCGGCGGCCAGGTCGGTGACACCGGCCGCATCGTGGGCCACGGCGGCAAGGCGGTGGCGCAGGTGCTGGACGCGCAACGTCCGGTGCAGGGCCTCGTCGTGCACCACGTGAAGGTGACGCAGGGCACCTTCAAGGTGGGTGACATGGTGCAGGCGGGCGTCGACGGCGAGCGGCGCTCGTCCATCCGCGCCAACCACTCGGCCACGCACCTGCTGCACAGGGCGCTCAAGCTGGTGCTCGGCGAGCACGTCAAGCAGGCCGGCTCCGTGGTGGCGCCCGACTACCTGCGCTTCGACTTCTCGCACTTCTCGCCCCTCACACACGAGCAGGTGGAGCAGGTGGAAGACCTGGTCAACGGCTGGGTGCGCGAGAACACCGAGGCCCAGACGCGCGTGATGAACCTGGAGGACGCGAAGAAGTCCGGCGCCGTCGCCATGTTCGGCGAGAAGTACGGCGAGACGGTGCGCGTCGTCACCGTGCACCCCCAGTCCACCGAGCTGTGCGGCGGCACCCACGTGCGGCGCAGCGGTGACATCGGGCTCTTCAAGATCGTCTCCGAGAGCGGCGTGGCCTCGGGTGTGCGGCGCATCACCGCCGTCACCGGCATTGGCGCCATCCAGTACCTGCGCGAGACCGAGCGCGAGCTGAAGAAGGCCGCCGAGCTGCTGAAGACCTCGCCCAAGGACCTGGTCAAGCGCGTGGAAGCCACGCAGCGGCGCGTGAAGGAGCTGGAGAAGAAGATCGAGGAGGTGGCCGTCAAGGCCCAGGCCGGCTCCAGCAAGGACCTGCTCGAGCAGGCGCGCGACATCAACGGCATGAAGGTACTCGCCACGCGGATGGATCCGGCGGACCCGAACGTGTACCGCGGGCTGGCGGATCAGCTGCGCGATCGCCTCAAGTCCGGCGTGGTGCTCATCGGCGGCGAGAAGGACGGCAAGGTCGTCCTCCTGGTGGCGGCCACCAAGGACGTGGTGGCGCGCGGCATCCACGCGGGCAACCTGCTCAAGGAGCTGGCCAAGGAGGTCAACGGCCGCGGCGGTGGCAAGCCGGACCTGGCCCAGGGCGGTGGCGAGGACCCCTCGCGCATCCCCGCCGCCTTCGACAAGCTCTACGAGCTGGTGAAGGGAACGAGCCTCTCATGA
- a CDS encoding HEAT repeat domain-containing protein — MRSPSHLVTLLLLVCPATVLAQTDPETASLGRRLKQGTEPLHRVQAARALGASDDPEALELLCAGLQDPSAEVRAAAAGGMEKLGEPGGVECLEARKDEPEAEVRTAMESALRSLRELKERPPRAYVVFAGVKDMTGTLSPEMVKATEARMRRELVRSGAWLAPEKESEAAAKALLDKQKVQGCRLVVEIRPGASAGGLKLSVMGVRYPGKQLLGTVEVQASNAEPWDLLVALAPRVIEDVTGAFGWK, encoded by the coding sequence ATGCGCTCCCCATCCCACCTTGTCACCCTTCTGCTGCTCGTCTGCCCGGCGACAGTCCTGGCACAAACCGACCCCGAAACGGCCTCGCTTGGCAGGAGGTTGAAGCAGGGGACCGAGCCCCTCCACCGCGTCCAGGCGGCGCGTGCCCTGGGGGCGTCGGATGACCCCGAGGCACTCGAGCTCCTGTGTGCCGGGCTCCAGGACCCGAGCGCCGAGGTCCGGGCGGCGGCGGCCGGGGGGATGGAGAAGCTGGGAGAGCCAGGCGGGGTGGAGTGCCTGGAGGCCCGGAAGGACGAGCCGGAGGCGGAGGTCCGGACGGCGATGGAGTCCGCGCTGCGCTCCCTGCGCGAGCTGAAGGAACGCCCCCCGCGTGCGTACGTGGTGTTCGCGGGGGTGAAGGACATGACGGGGACGCTGTCGCCGGAGATGGTGAAGGCGACCGAGGCCCGGATGCGGCGCGAGCTGGTGCGGTCGGGCGCGTGGCTCGCGCCGGAGAAGGAGAGCGAAGCGGCGGCGAAGGCGCTCCTGGACAAGCAGAAGGTCCAGGGTTGCCGGCTGGTGGTGGAGATCCGCCCTGGAGCCTCGGCGGGGGGGTTGAAGCTGTCGGTGATGGGCGTGCGCTACCCGGGCAAACAGCTCCTGGGGACCGTGGAGGTGCAGGCCTCGAACGCGGAGCCGTGGGATCTGCTCGTGGCGCTGGCGCCTCGCGTCATCGAGGACGTCACGGGTGCGTTCGGGTGGAAATAG
- a CDS encoding HEAT repeat domain-containing protein — protein MRCPFSLLSLLLLTLPGVALAQVDSRTAALSKQLGQGQEPRLRSQAAQGLGASDDPEALKPLCEGLKDPSEQVRAASAQALGKLKELAGLECLKARKRETDAATQAAIQASIQVLQGLKEQTPRLYVSFGGVKDKTGQLRPEVVKSTEARMRRKLTQVGALLAPTKEKKAAAKGVLRKHGILGFRVQAEILDTESGGLLVRMVCVSYPDQLLLGDVEVQASGAKPEELLKVLAPRIIEEAADTFEWDT, from the coding sequence ATGCGGTGCCCGTTCTCGCTCCTTTCCTTGTTGCTGCTGACCCTGCCAGGGGTTGCCCTGGCCCAGGTGGACTCCCGGACCGCCGCGCTGAGCAAACAGCTCGGGCAGGGGCAGGAGCCCCGACTGCGCTCGCAGGCCGCGCAGGGCCTGGGTGCCTCGGATGATCCGGAGGCGCTCAAGCCCCTGTGTGAAGGCTTGAAGGATCCGAGCGAGCAGGTCCGTGCGGCCTCGGCTCAGGCGCTGGGGAAGTTGAAGGAGCTGGCCGGGCTGGAGTGCCTGAAGGCACGCAAGCGCGAGACGGACGCGGCGACGCAGGCGGCCATCCAGGCCTCCATCCAGGTGCTGCAGGGGTTGAAGGAGCAGACGCCCCGGCTCTACGTGTCCTTCGGTGGGGTGAAGGACAAGACGGGCCAGCTGCGGCCGGAGGTGGTGAAGTCCACCGAGGCGCGGATGCGGCGCAAGCTGACGCAGGTGGGAGCGCTGCTGGCGCCGACGAAGGAGAAGAAGGCGGCGGCGAAGGGCGTGTTGCGCAAGCACGGCATCCTCGGCTTCCGGGTGCAGGCGGAGATTCTCGACACGGAGTCGGGAGGCCTGTTGGTGCGGATGGTGTGCGTCAGCTACCCGGATCAGTTGCTGCTGGGGGACGTGGAAGTGCAGGCCTCGGGAGCGAAGCCCGAGGAACTGCTCAAGGTGCTGGCGCCTCGCATCATCGAGGAGGCCGCGGACACGTTCGAGTGGGACACGTGA
- a CDS encoding helicase C-terminal domain-containing protein → MGSAAELFTRHVFLDLETTGLDPRVDEVIEFGALFVENGQVVDRYVHFFAASRPLPLTIRRLTGIDDSMLAGQPRLAQKVPELRQKLAGWTVVAHNASFEKGFLPDLLGPIRAPVLDSCELMHYLHPELPSHSLEFLLRWAGKGPRSRHRAMTDCEATLSVLLHAFEGCLRDGRADDLADLLETLDPRAALRLAQIEAGESGLELEGDLDPDAAPIVTLLTGLWNLCRSRSAPLKLEATGFLPGRPERQRTDGSKPPSEQPDESTPVLPVRTEEVTALLGPGGALERAQEGFAARPAQLEMAQAVARTLSDGGQLAVEAGTGTGKSLAYLAPAALFAARNGRKVGVAPHTKTLQDQLIEKDLPRLHRATGGAFSYALLKGQTNYLCRRRALDITRVEPGMRHTARAPRAYLRALMRRGPDGDLDRLSHWFRERFPVLLALSPAVRSEAATTLGERCPHFHRCYYHSAVAQARDADVLVINQSLAFAWPARYPKLEHLVLDEAHEVEDVATTALSSELSDLAFSRLTERLHGRDGRRGLFAELRRALFASRRAEARVLMSEIDSALLSVGSAARGLGERVMALCEPAAASASEDADESAYAPELRITPEVRAAATWEPVREGLLEVRECLQSLHKLLTVGLAEILPDLAVKMPPLERELAGGVSEVLELTTLASELSDEPAEGRCYAATAVPRKQRWSLSAQPVNVAAYVSRDFAQHKRSLVLASATLSTGTERTPYVLGRLGLDGRNEGIPAPRLLRAPTPFDLRRQALVVLVMDAPRAHEEAFIDWAATRVSGLAQVMGGRVLGLFASTRRMERVADQVKAKLEPQGIEVMRQSRGHGRSLAARQEKDTGTVLLGTKSFWQGVDIPGRGVGCVFIDKLPLEPASRPLVAAREEPLSRGGNTHLGFLYYRLPRALLQLRQGVGRLIRSHGDRGVVVIADPGHPSYRQLILDALAGYRVEMLPWSEARVRLFSAIEEMGLIRRS, encoded by the coding sequence ATGGGCAGCGCGGCGGAGCTCTTCACCCGACACGTATTCCTCGACCTCGAGACGACGGGGCTGGACCCGCGCGTCGACGAGGTCATCGAGTTCGGAGCCCTCTTCGTCGAGAACGGTCAGGTGGTGGACCGCTACGTCCACTTCTTCGCCGCCTCGCGCCCCCTGCCCCTCACCATCCGCCGGCTCACGGGCATCGACGACTCCATGCTCGCCGGTCAGCCCCGGCTCGCGCAGAAGGTCCCCGAGCTGCGCCAGAAGCTCGCCGGCTGGACCGTGGTGGCCCACAACGCCTCCTTCGAGAAGGGATTCCTCCCGGACCTCCTGGGCCCCATCCGCGCCCCCGTGCTCGACTCGTGCGAGCTGATGCACTACCTGCACCCGGAGCTGCCCAGCCATTCGCTGGAGTTCCTGCTGCGCTGGGCCGGCAAGGGCCCCCGCTCGCGCCACCGCGCCATGACGGACTGCGAGGCCACCCTCTCCGTGCTGCTGCACGCGTTCGAGGGCTGTCTCCGCGACGGCCGCGCCGATGACCTCGCCGACCTCCTGGAGACGCTCGACCCGCGCGCAGCGCTGCGGCTCGCGCAGATCGAAGCCGGCGAGTCTGGACTGGAGCTCGAAGGAGACCTCGACCCGGACGCGGCGCCCATCGTCACGCTCCTCACCGGGCTGTGGAACCTGTGCCGCTCCCGCTCGGCCCCGCTCAAATTGGAGGCCACGGGATTCCTCCCCGGACGCCCCGAGCGCCAGCGCACCGACGGCTCGAAGCCGCCTTCCGAACAGCCCGACGAGAGCACCCCCGTGCTGCCCGTGCGCACCGAGGAGGTGACGGCGCTGCTCGGCCCCGGGGGAGCCCTGGAGCGCGCGCAGGAGGGCTTCGCGGCCCGCCCCGCCCAGCTCGAGATGGCCCAGGCCGTGGCGCGCACCCTGTCCGACGGGGGGCAGCTCGCGGTGGAGGCCGGCACGGGCACAGGCAAGTCGCTCGCGTATCTGGCCCCCGCCGCCCTCTTCGCCGCTCGCAACGGGCGCAAGGTGGGCGTGGCCCCGCATACCAAGACGCTCCAGGACCAGCTCATCGAGAAGGACCTGCCCCGCCTGCACCGCGCCACCGGCGGAGCCTTCTCCTACGCACTCCTCAAGGGCCAGACGAACTACCTCTGCCGCCGCCGCGCGCTGGACATCACCCGCGTGGAGCCCGGCATGCGCCACACCGCGCGAGCCCCCCGTGCCTACCTGCGTGCATTGATGCGCCGTGGCCCGGATGGAGACCTCGACCGGCTGAGCCACTGGTTCCGCGAGCGCTTCCCCGTGCTGCTCGCGCTCTCCCCCGCGGTGCGCTCGGAGGCGGCCACCACGCTCGGCGAGCGCTGCCCGCACTTCCACCGCTGCTACTACCACTCGGCCGTGGCCCAGGCGCGCGACGCGGACGTGCTCGTCATCAACCAGTCGCTCGCCTTCGCCTGGCCCGCGCGCTACCCCAAGCTGGAGCACCTGGTGCTCGACGAGGCGCACGAGGTGGAGGACGTCGCCACCACCGCGCTCTCCTCGGAGCTGTCGGACCTGGCCTTCAGCCGGCTCACCGAGCGGCTCCACGGGCGCGACGGGCGGCGCGGCCTCTTCGCCGAGCTGCGGCGGGCCCTCTTCGCCTCGCGGCGCGCGGAAGCCCGCGTGCTGATGAGTGAGATCGACAGTGCCCTGCTCTCGGTGGGCTCGGCCGCGCGCGGCCTGGGCGAGCGCGTGATGGCCCTGTGCGAGCCGGCCGCGGCGAGTGCCTCCGAGGACGCGGACGAGTCCGCCTACGCGCCGGAGCTGCGCATCACCCCCGAGGTTCGGGCCGCCGCCACATGGGAGCCGGTGCGCGAGGGACTCCTGGAGGTGCGCGAGTGCCTCCAATCCCTGCACAAGCTGCTCACGGTGGGGCTGGCGGAGATCCTCCCGGACCTGGCGGTGAAGATGCCACCGCTGGAGCGAGAGCTGGCGGGAGGCGTGTCGGAGGTGCTGGAGCTGACCACGCTGGCCTCGGAGCTGTCCGACGAGCCCGCGGAGGGACGGTGCTACGCGGCCACGGCGGTGCCTCGCAAGCAGCGCTGGAGCCTGAGCGCGCAGCCTGTGAACGTGGCGGCCTACGTGTCGCGGGACTTCGCGCAGCACAAGCGCTCGCTGGTGCTGGCCTCGGCCACGCTGAGCACGGGCACCGAGCGGACGCCGTACGTGCTCGGACGGCTGGGATTGGATGGACGCAACGAGGGGATTCCCGCGCCCCGGCTGCTGCGCGCGCCCACGCCCTTCGATCTGCGCAGGCAGGCGCTCGTGGTGCTGGTGATGGATGCGCCTCGCGCGCACGAGGAGGCCTTCATCGATTGGGCCGCGACGCGCGTGTCCGGACTGGCCCAGGTGATGGGCGGGCGCGTACTGGGCCTGTTCGCCTCCACCCGGCGCATGGAGCGCGTGGCGGACCAGGTGAAGGCGAAGCTGGAGCCGCAGGGCATCGAGGTGATGCGGCAGTCACGCGGGCACGGGCGCTCTCTGGCGGCGCGGCAGGAGAAGGACACCGGCACGGTGCTGCTGGGGACGAAGAGCTTCTGGCAGGGCGTGGACATCCCCGGCCGGGGCGTGGGGTGCGTCTTCATCGACAAGCTGCCACTGGAGCCCGCCAGCCGTCCGCTGGTGGCCGCTCGCGAGGAGCCCCTCTCCCGCGGAGGCAACACGCACCTGGGCTTTCTGTACTACCGGCTGCCCCGAGCGCTGCTGCAGCTGCGCCAGGGCGTGGGCCGGCTCATCCGCTCGCATGGGGACCGGGGCGTGGTCGTCATCGCGGACCCCGGCCACCCCAGCTACCGGCAACTCATCCTGGACGCGCTCGCCGGCTACCGCGTGGAGATGCTCCCCTGGTCCGAGGCCCGCGTGCGCCTCTTCTCCGCCATCGAGGAGATGGGGCTCATCCGCAGGAGCTGA